In Candidatus Hydrogenedentota bacterium, the following proteins share a genomic window:
- a CDS encoding response regulator, whose amino-acid sequence MTEQHPLILLVDDDEDFLLQQRVQLESEGFRVVQATSRAEAERLLAHQHPDLAIVDLMMEDSDAGFTLCHHIKKKDAAIPVILCTAVISETGIEFDASTPEEQSWVKADVMLSKPVRFEQLKREIGRLLRD is encoded by the coding sequence ATGACCGAGCAACATCCTTTAATCTTACTTGTGGACGACGACGAGGACTTTCTGCTTCAGCAGCGAGTTCAACTGGAGTCCGAAGGGTTCCGCGTGGTGCAGGCCACGTCGCGGGCCGAAGCCGAACGCTTGCTGGCGCATCAGCATCCGGATCTGGCCATCGTGGACCTCATGATGGAAGACTCGGACGCGGGGTTCACGCTGTGTCATCACATCAAGAAGAAAGATGCAGCGATACCCGTGATCCTATGCACCGCCGTAATAAGTGAGACGGGCATCGAATTCGACGCGTCCACGCCCGAGGAACAGTCTTGGGTGAAAGCGGATGTCATGCTGTCGAAGCCGGTGCGCTTTGAGCAGTTGAAGCGCGAGATTGGACGGCTTCTGAGAGACTAG
- a CDS encoding response regulator: MDTLRVLVCDDEAGMRQGVQRALRGFSVPIPDVDTNVQFEVEQAESAERALGMVEANPPQILLLDLKLPGMSGLDLLERIAPMHLETLVIMITAYASIETAVRATKQGAYDFLAKPFTPSELKDTLSKAAKQLLLARQARKLAQERRRVRFEFISVVAHELKAPINAVEGYLNIMMTRAAGNDPAVYDKMVERCLVRISGMRKMIMDLLDLTRIESGLKKREIVDVDVCEAAKNAIESVLPEAQLRGIAVNLHADAPAVIQADSGEIDIVLNNFITNAVKYNRDNGKVDVTVESDPEEIRIRVSDTGIGMSKADCSRLFLDFVRIKNEKTRQIMGSGLGLSTVKKVVTLYGGDVSVQSEPDVGSTFTAVLKKNHATAEPVAEASSGAL, from the coding sequence GTGGATACGCTTCGAGTACTCGTCTGTGACGACGAAGCGGGCATGCGCCAGGGCGTTCAGCGGGCGCTGCGGGGTTTCTCTGTGCCAATCCCCGATGTCGACACCAATGTCCAGTTTGAAGTAGAGCAAGCCGAAAGCGCGGAGCGCGCGCTCGGGATGGTCGAAGCCAATCCTCCTCAAATCCTTCTGCTAGACCTGAAACTGCCGGGCATGAGCGGGCTTGACCTGCTGGAACGAATCGCCCCCATGCATTTGGAGACGCTGGTGATCATGATCACGGCGTACGCCTCCATTGAAACCGCCGTGCGTGCCACGAAGCAGGGTGCGTACGATTTTCTGGCCAAGCCGTTCACGCCGTCGGAACTCAAAGACACCCTGAGCAAGGCCGCGAAGCAACTGCTTCTCGCGAGACAGGCGCGCAAGCTCGCCCAGGAACGCCGCCGGGTGCGCTTCGAGTTTATTTCGGTGGTTGCGCACGAACTTAAGGCGCCGATCAATGCCGTTGAGGGCTATCTGAACATTATGATGACCCGCGCCGCGGGGAACGATCCTGCCGTCTACGACAAGATGGTGGAGCGGTGTCTTGTGCGTATCAGCGGGATGCGCAAAATGATCATGGATCTGCTCGATCTGACCCGTATCGAGTCCGGTTTGAAGAAACGTGAGATTGTGGATGTCGACGTGTGCGAGGCTGCGAAGAACGCGATCGAATCCGTGTTGCCCGAAGCACAGTTGCGGGGAATTGCCGTTAATTTGCACGCGGATGCTCCGGCCGTTATCCAGGCGGACTCCGGGGAAATCGACATCGTATTAAATAACTTCATCACGAACGCGGTGAAGTACAACCGGGACAACGGGAAAGTTGACGTGACCGTGGAGTCGGACCCTGAAGAGATCCGGATTCGCGTGTCGGATACCGGTATTGGGATGTCGAAGGCCGATTGCAGCCGGTTGTTCCTGGACTTTGTGCGCATCAAGAACGAGAAGACGCGGCAGATTATGGGCAGCGGTTTGGGACTCTCGACGGTAAAGAAGGTGGTCACGTTGTACGGCGGCGATGTCAGCGTGCAGAGCGAACCCGACGTCGGGAGCACGTTTACAGCGGTATTGAAGAAGAACCATGCGACGGCGGAGCCAGTTGCGGAGGCGTCGTCGGGGGCCTTGTAA
- a CDS encoding 4Fe-4S binding protein: MPLVTTIREHCRVCFTCVRECPAKAIRIMEGQAMVLSDRCIGCGNCVRVCSQKAKQVYSSIEKVAALLDSGVPVAALVAPSFPAEFAECSHEQVVGMLRALGFSKVCEVAFGADLVADRYRRLLQSDGGKRYIGTTCPAIVAYIERYAPDLVECLAPIVSPMVAAAKVVRQRYGNDVRTVFIGPCIAKKGECVSGDVDDDVDAALTFVELRHMLRDQSVFPATVKPGEFDPPRPRAGALFPLHRGLLQAADLPENLLDTDVVAADGGNEFVDAVKEFQSGDMQVRLLEVLACKGCIMGPGMSGDSAMFRRRGLVSDYARERVEHMGLGDWYENMRTYETLDLSRTFSSHDRRIPAPSEEEMRRILGRMGKRVAADELNCGACGYPTCREHAAAIFTGLAESEMCLPYAIEQLRTTVKDLAVSHEQLAKTQAALRQSEKLATMGQLAAGIAHEINNPLGVVLMYAHILREERTSDSDLMGDLSLIVEQADRCKKIVAGLLHFARQNEVQLQPTDVAEHVGKCLAVMPPPEGVTTEISREGSPAVAEIDRDQMMQVWTNLITNAYAAMPRGGRLSVCVTGLIDSVSVRIGDTGVGISKANLAKIFEPFFTTKEIGKGTGLGLAVTYGIVKMHRGDIHVDTNEDPNEGPTGTAFTVTLPRRSEAGNTGARPGAALVESTL; this comes from the coding sequence ATTCCGTTGGTAACGACCATCCGGGAACATTGCCGCGTTTGTTTTACGTGTGTCCGAGAGTGCCCGGCCAAGGCCATCCGGATTATGGAAGGCCAGGCCATGGTGCTCTCGGATCGTTGTATTGGGTGCGGCAATTGCGTTCGCGTGTGCAGTCAGAAGGCCAAGCAGGTTTACAGTTCGATCGAAAAAGTGGCGGCATTGCTTGATTCGGGAGTCCCGGTTGCCGCGCTTGTGGCGCCGAGCTTTCCAGCAGAGTTCGCGGAATGCAGTCACGAGCAGGTCGTGGGTATGCTGCGCGCCCTCGGGTTCTCCAAAGTTTGCGAAGTGGCATTTGGCGCGGACCTCGTCGCGGATCGGTACCGCAGGCTGCTTCAGAGCGATGGCGGAAAGCGGTACATCGGGACGACGTGCCCGGCCATCGTTGCCTACATAGAGCGCTACGCGCCCGATCTCGTGGAATGCCTCGCGCCTATTGTGTCGCCAATGGTCGCGGCGGCAAAGGTCGTGCGTCAGCGTTACGGGAATGATGTGCGGACGGTGTTCATAGGCCCGTGTATCGCCAAGAAGGGGGAGTGCGTCAGCGGCGACGTTGACGATGACGTAGATGCGGCCCTCACGTTTGTCGAGCTGCGCCATATGCTGCGGGATCAGTCCGTCTTTCCCGCGACCGTAAAACCGGGCGAGTTCGATCCGCCGCGCCCGCGCGCGGGGGCGTTGTTCCCGCTTCACCGTGGATTGCTGCAGGCGGCCGACTTGCCGGAGAATCTTCTCGATACGGACGTTGTCGCCGCAGACGGGGGGAACGAATTCGTCGACGCCGTGAAGGAGTTTCAATCCGGCGATATGCAGGTACGGTTGTTGGAGGTGCTCGCATGCAAGGGATGCATCATGGGTCCCGGTATGAGCGGCGACTCCGCCATGTTCCGGCGCCGCGGATTGGTGAGCGACTACGCGCGGGAGCGCGTGGAACACATGGGTCTCGGCGATTGGTACGAGAACATGCGGACGTACGAAACGCTCGATTTGTCGCGGACGTTCTCTTCCCATGACCGGCGCATTCCGGCGCCGTCGGAAGAAGAAATGCGCCGGATTCTCGGACGCATGGGCAAGCGTGTCGCGGCGGACGAACTTAACTGCGGCGCGTGCGGATATCCGACGTGCCGGGAGCACGCGGCGGCCATTTTCACGGGTCTTGCCGAAAGCGAGATGTGCCTGCCGTACGCCATCGAGCAATTGCGGACGACGGTGAAGGACCTTGCCGTCTCCCATGAGCAACTGGCGAAGACGCAGGCGGCGCTGCGGCAGTCGGAGAAGCTGGCGACGATGGGGCAATTGGCGGCGGGTATTGCGCACGAAATCAACAATCCTCTCGGGGTCGTGTTGATGTACGCGCACATTCTGCGCGAAGAGCGCACGAGCGACTCCGATTTGATGGGAGACCTGAGCCTCATCGTCGAGCAAGCGGATCGGTGCAAGAAGATCGTCGCGGGCCTGCTGCATTTCGCGCGGCAAAATGAAGTGCAACTCCAGCCGACGGACGTGGCCGAGCATGTGGGGAAATGCCTGGCGGTGATGCCGCCGCCGGAGGGCGTGACAACAGAGATTTCGAGGGAAGGATCGCCTGCAGTAGCGGAGATCGACCGGGATCAAATGATGCAGGTGTGGACGAACTTGATCACCAATGCCTATGCGGCGATGCCCCGAGGCGGACGCCTTTCGGTCTGTGTCACTGGGCTCATTGACTCGGTATCTGTACGCATAGGAGACACGGGAGTTGGGATTTCGAAGGCCAATTTAGCTAAAATATTCGAGCCGTTCTTTACCACCAAAGAGATCGGCAAGGGGACGGGATTGGGGCTTGCCGTCACCTATGGCATCGTGAAGATGCACCGGGGAGACATCCACGTAGATACGAACGAAGATCCGAATGAGGGTCCTACGGGTACTGCCTTTACGGTGACCTTGCCCAGAAGATCGGAAGCAGGCAACACAGGCGCGCGGCCGGGGGCCGCGTTGGTAGAAAGCACACTATGA
- a CDS encoding cache domain-containing protein yields MRAVIGSSSLRFVLVLCLGAVPCFAAKQTELPAALTRISQEVQASLDRMDSDVQDAANLIALHGLNHDETRRILRALYEKHSYAVDTCTVDIRGTIVAVEPEQYRSVEGADISDQEQIKRLHKTRKAVLSKAFESREGIYAVDLEWPVFDREGEMVGSVSILLRPEALLKSIIAPHMKGFPMDVWVMQPDGTIIFDPDAQEVGLNVFTDPVYQPYYGLRRLAKKMGRSRTGSGVYDFSGTGLEKNVTKQTHWTTVGLHGTEWRVNLVQVISGDPDTAKREFSDLEIIQARDALRRLAKSSTLQRFLSAGQSVEVLRLLQGFYESHPDLYSVMWVTKDGITRYGYPKERSLYEYNHREGLNKDDAVLLGILEHAKEAWSTTTLAGGRDALVYLCPVGSGDSYRGMLYFVRIMPKHK; encoded by the coding sequence ATGCGGGCTGTTATTGGCAGTTCATCGTTGCGTTTTGTTCTTGTGCTTTGCCTCGGGGCCGTTCCCTGTTTCGCCGCCAAACAGACAGAGCTGCCTGCCGCGCTGACGCGCATAAGTCAGGAGGTTCAGGCCAGCCTCGACCGCATGGACAGCGATGTGCAAGATGCGGCCAACCTCATTGCCTTGCACGGCCTGAATCACGACGAAACGCGCCGGATTCTGCGCGCGCTCTACGAGAAACACTCCTATGCCGTGGATACGTGCACGGTCGATATTCGCGGGACAATCGTCGCGGTCGAGCCGGAGCAGTACCGTTCCGTAGAGGGGGCGGACATCAGCGACCAGGAGCAAATCAAGAGACTCCACAAGACACGCAAGGCCGTCCTCAGCAAGGCGTTTGAATCGCGCGAAGGAATCTACGCGGTCGATCTTGAATGGCCTGTGTTCGATCGCGAAGGGGAAATGGTCGGTTCGGTGAGTATACTTCTGCGGCCGGAAGCGCTCTTGAAGTCAATCATCGCGCCGCACATGAAGGGTTTCCCCATGGACGTGTGGGTCATGCAGCCGGACGGAACCATCATCTTCGATCCCGATGCGCAGGAAGTGGGGCTCAATGTATTCACGGACCCGGTCTATCAGCCGTACTATGGGCTGCGCCGGCTGGCCAAGAAGATGGGACGGTCGCGGACTGGTTCCGGTGTCTACGATTTCAGCGGAACCGGCCTGGAGAAGAACGTCACGAAGCAGACCCATTGGACAACTGTTGGCCTCCACGGAACGGAGTGGCGAGTCAACCTTGTGCAGGTGATCAGCGGCGACCCGGACACGGCCAAGCGCGAATTTTCTGACCTGGAGATCATCCAGGCGCGCGATGCCCTCAGGCGCCTGGCAAAAAGTTCCACGCTGCAGCGATTCCTGTCTGCAGGCCAGAGTGTCGAGGTGTTGCGGCTGCTGCAGGGGTTCTACGAAAGCCACCCGGATTTGTACTCCGTCATGTGGGTCACCAAAGACGGGATCACGCGATACGGTTATCCGAAAGAGCGGAGCCTGTACGAATACAACCACCGGGAAGGTCTCAACAAGGACGATGCGGTCCTCCTCGGGATTCTCGAACACGCCAAAGAAGCATGGAGTACGACGACACTCGCGGGCGGCAGAGACGCGCTCGTGTATCTATGTCCCGTCGGTTCGGGGGACAGCTACCGGGGCATGTTGTACTTCGTCCGAATCATGCCGAAGCACAAGTAG